The DNA segment CTCAAGCTACTAATAGTGCTAATAAAAATATTAGCCAATCTGTTTTGAATAATCTTTATTTATTTATTCCAACAAAAGATGAGCAATCAAAAATCGGATTGATTTTTTCAAAGTTAGATAAATGTATTACCCTTCATCAGCGTAAGCTTGAAAAACTTAAATTAGCTAAAAAAGCGTTATTGCAAAAATTATTCCCTAAAAATGGAAGTCAATTTCCTGAAATTAGATTTAAAGGTTTTACTGATGCTTGGGAACAGTGTAAGTTTTCAGATATTACATATTTATCAGGTATAAAAAATAAAGAAAATAAACCCTATGAAAGTTATTCAATTTCTAATGAGTTTGGATTTATTCCTCAAGACGAACAATTTGAGAATGGTGGAACAATGAAAACTGCTGATAAAAGCATGTATTATATTGTTAGTCAAAACTCCTTTGCTTATAATCCAGCTAGAATTAATGTTGGATCAATTGGTTATTATGATAAGCCTGATAATGTTATTGTTAGTTCTTTATATGAGGTTTTTAAGACTACAGATATAGTCAGTGATAAATTCTTATGGCATTGGTTTAAATCAAATCAATTTAATCGTTTGATTGAAAAGTACCAAGAGGGTGGCGTTAGACTATATTTTTACTATGATAAATTGTGTAAGGGTACCATAGAATTACCAACTATTAATGAGCAAAATAAGATTTCTAATCTACTTGATGATTTAGACATGTATATTACCCTTCATCAGCGTAAGCTAGATAAGTTACAAGAGGTGAAAAAAGGGTTGCTTCAAAAGATGTTTGTATAGTTTTGTGGGGTTGTGTTATATGGTTAAATTGAAAATTACAAAAGAAGCTCAGCTTGAACAAAATTTAATTGAATTGCTTTGTGAGGGGCACGGGCAATGGACTTATCGTCCAGATTTAAAATCTGAAGCTGACTTATGGCGGAATTTACGTGATAAAATTGAAAATCGAAATAAGAGTGAACTAGATGGTCATGATTTAACTGATAGTGAATTTGAAAGAATTAAATCTGAAATCCTAGCTAGTACCAAAACACCATTTGATGCGGCTAAATGGTTGCGTGGGGAAAAGGGAAAATGTTCTATTGTTCTTGAGCGTGATAAAGGTTTAGGACGTATAGAGCTAGTAGTTTATTCTAATCTTGAGAAGAATGGCGGTTTTTCTTCTTATGAGATTGTAAACCAAATTGCAAAAGGTAGCTCTAAATTAGAAGAGAGGGAACGTCGTTTTGATGTTACCTTATTGATTAGTGGATTACCAATTATTCAAATTGAGTTGAAAACTGCAATTGCTAAGGATGGAGTTAAACAAGCTTATTATCAGATTGAAAAATATGTAGATGAGGGGACTTTCTCTAATACTATTTTTCAAACATTACAACTATTTGTGATGTCTAATGAGCAAACAACACGTTATATGGCTGCAGCCCCAAAAGGTGAGCTGCAGGAAAAGTTTATGTTCTCATGGCGCACAAGAGATAATACAAAGGTTGAGAATATCAACGAATTTGCTAAACAGGTATTAAATATAC comes from the Veillonella dispar genome and includes:
- a CDS encoding restriction endonuclease subunit S, translating into MRNKPRIRFKGFAEDWEQCKLGNLGTLKNGMNFSKEAMGKGYPFINLQNIFGSNVIDLTKLEKAEATDSQLKDYNLQKGDVLFVRSSVKLEGVGEAALISEDLKDTTFSGFIIRFRDNYGLDYNFKRFIFITVLIRNQIMSQATNSANKNISQSVLNNLYLFIPTKDEQSKIGLIFSKLDKCITLHQRKLEKLKLAKKALLQKLFPKNGSQFPEIRFKGFTDAWEQCKFSDITYLSGIKNKENKPYESYSISNEFGFIPQDEQFENGGTMKTADKSMYYIVSQNSFAYNPARINVGSIGYYDKPDNVIVSSLYEVFKTTDIVSDKFLWHWFKSNQFNRLIEKYQEGGVRLYFYYDKLCKGTIELPTINEQNKISNLLDDLDMYITLHQRKLDKLQEVKKGLLQKMFV